The window AGCCAAAAGTGCTTGTTGTTGATCAACTtcaatggaaaatgttttaatatttatgtaaaagGTCAAGACACTTACTCCAGTGTGGGTAAAATTTGAAATGAACccacagtctatggtttaaacATTAGCACAGCAGGGCATTACAGGTACTGTGTGGCAAGGAGAGTGAATTAAACACTTTTGCAATGGTTAATACAATATTTGCAGTACATGGTGATGCTTGTTATGTTAgacttttatatttgcactctTTCCCAATTTCTCCTGCAGCCTCTGTACAGTCATTTCCCTCAGGATACATCAAGTTTTACCTTATCTGGAGCTAGAACCGCTCTAGCTGCACCAAGTGAACCATCCACTGTTtgcatttcacatatttatgtTCTACTACAATAAACAACAGCTTTAAAGGGTTTCCACTGCGGCTAACAGATATCAACACCAAATCCTAAAGCAAACTGTAGTTTTAAAAGTTACCTGAGTCAGTGCTACCGGAGCAGTCATGGTCTGAATGATAGGCTCCTCATCTCCATGGCGGAAATCCAGGTACACGGTTTTATCCGTAAAAGTGGAGAACTCATTGCTGAAGCAGACCTTGTAGACTCCCTTCATAGCAGTGGTGTGAGAGAAGCTGTCATACTGCTTTTTCTTCTCATTGTACAGGACATTGTTCAGAGGATCGGTGACAAAGCTGTCCACATCATAGTTGCCTCCTGCAATGACCTAAAAGAAGATTAAAAGCCACAACAGATATGAGAGTAAAACAGTTGTAACTGGCTAACACTGGTTATGCAGGAAACACATTAGGTGAGTAACTTTGGGTGAGAAAACAAACCTTTACCAAAGCATTATTTCCAAATGTAAGTGTTATAcgataagatttactttatacatctcaaaacagaaaacataatagaacaaaatgtaaattatataCAAAATGACCTTGAAAAATAgactatctgacaaataaacagtATGAAGATCCAGATTACtgcaaacacaatttaaaagtaggataatatttacattaaaactataaatacagGAAGGCTGTCAACACTATGCATTTTCTCTTTCCAATAACAAAAGACAGACACCAGACAAAATACTAGCTTTGGAACAACTTTGGCAACATCCTGTAAACACACCCTACTCGGAAGTGATGAAGCTTTCGGAGTAACTCACTTGAAAATCTATATCAAACTTCACGTCTTTCTCTAGATCCTCGTAGAAACATTGCTTTTCGTTGTCAGGGAGCTCAAATGTGAGCTCAGTCCCAAACACTACCAACACATGCAGCAGAAAACAGCTTAGTCTCAGGTAAAGCATGGTTACAGAAATAAGAAGATGCAGAGAGCTGCACAGCTAGGAGCAGCACCGATGAGGAGTTTACAGCTCTGACGTGGCACCAGGAGGAACTACTTCCGGGgcaggtttgtttattttttggtaCAAAA of the Eleginops maclovinus isolate JMC-PN-2008 ecotype Puerto Natales chromosome 4, JC_Emac_rtc_rv5, whole genome shotgun sequence genome contains:
- the tmed3 gene encoding transmembrane emp24 domain-containing protein 3, with the translated sequence MLYLRLSCFLLHVLVVFGTELTFELPDNEKQCFYEDLEKDVKFDIDFQVIAGGNYDVDSFVTDPLNNVLYNEKKKQYDSFSHTTAMKGVYKVCFSNEFSTFTDKTVYLDFRHGDEEPIIQTMTAPVALTQLESSCVSLHEILKVVADSQTWYRLREAHDRTKAEHLLERVTYWSIGETVLLFVIGIGQVMMLRSFFSEKKGSVAAPT